The genome window TTGAAGCTCGGGCATATTAATGTGAGCTTTGGTTACGGCAATCGTGGGGCGAATATCATAGCCCTGCTCGTAAAATGAGGCATAAGTCTCACCGACCATTGCCCCAAATGGATCCATTGAGACAATTTTCTCTGGATCCCCCCAGGCTGGGTGAGGTCCAATAATTTCGGCTGGCGCTGTATTGGTGAGGTCAGCTCGATGACTAGACTGAAGCACACCGCTGGCAATTGCCAAAGCCCGATAGAGTGAATAGGAACCAGAATGAGTTCCTATGGCATTACGCTGCGCCTGATTGGTTAACGTAGCGATAATGGGGCCCCGCTGTAGCGGGTCAGGGTTGCCCCACTCAATCGGAATCGGCCTAGGGCCAAATTTGCCTGGGTGCGATGTTAAGACAATGTGCCTACGTCCTAGAGGTTGATCTTGCATGGAATGAGCACCCCAAAATCGCTAGAAAGCACCTTTTTCGATTCACAGTATTGTCGATATAGCCCTAGTTAGCTGTCTTTCGGGCTACCGGCAGTCATCTTTCCACCAGGGCCTAGTCAGTCTGGCTAAAACCCTTGAGAAGGTCATCATACTCGGCATTTGAACCTCTCTGAAATCAAATGCCTTTTGGAGATTAAAGATTTGCTGAGTGTTGCCTATAGCGATCACTTAGGTAGATTTGCTTTAGGCAGATTTAGCTGGGGCAAATTTGGCTTAGGCAGGTGCAGGGGGCATTTCTGTCAACCCAGCCCGATTGAACCTAAAACTGGCTCTCAGTCTCAGGGCAGCTCCCCCACTGGTTTAACTAAACTGAGCTCTAAACTGAGTTAGCGTAACTGCGAATGCAATTGAGCAGCCGCTTGACGCACGGGTTCCAGCAGCGTCAAGGGAACTTTCAACATATTGAGCTGGCTGCGGTCTGTGTCTTTGCGGTTCTGGCTGGGTCCGTGATAGTCGCTGCCGCCAGTCATCAACAAACCGTACTGCGCACACAGCCGCTCCAGTTTATGGCTCTCGCTGGGCGAATGATGGGGGTGATAGACTTCAACTCCCATCAGCCCCACAGCGACTAGCTCAGGCAGTACAGCCTCAACGTCGCCGCCTCGAAACAAGTAGGGATGTGCCCAGACCGGCACTGCTCCACAGGACCGCAACAGAGCAATGCCCTGATCACTGCCAAATTTTTCGTAGTGCACGTAGGCCGGTTTGTCCTCTCCCAGCCAACGGTCAAAAGCTTCGCGGCTGGACTGAACATGCCCTGCCTGCACCAAGGCACTGGCGATGTGTGGGCGTCCGGGAGCCATACCTGGCCCCATCGTGGGCAACTGAATGGGATAACCTAACTCTGCCAGCTTCCTGGCTATTTCCTGTGCCCGGCGTTTACGCCCTGCAAGGCGCTCTGCCAGGGGGTCCTGCAACAGATCCCGGTTGGGATAAAACCCTAAAATGTGCAAAGAACGTCCCC of Leptolyngbya sp. FACHB-261 contains these proteins:
- a CDS encoding PHP domain-containing protein — encoded protein: MLELHCHTTCSDGTLTPSELVQAAVGAGVRALAITDHDTLAGWDEALATAQAYDLEIVPGLELSTVHRGRSLHILGFYPNRDLLQDPLAERLAGRKRRAQEIARKLAELGYPIQLPTMGPGMAPGRPHIASALVQAGHVQSSREAFDRWLGEDKPAYVHYEKFGSDQGIALLRSCGAVPVWAHPYLFRGGDVEAVLPELVAVGLMGVEVYHPHHSPSESHKLERLCAQYGLLMTGGSDYHGPSQNRKDTDRSQLNMLKVPLTLLEPVRQAAAQLHSQLR